A window from Staphylococcus succinus encodes these proteins:
- the yaaA gene encoding S4 domain-containing protein YaaA: MIDLVEEVIVDGDITLGQFLKTEGIIESGGQAKWFLQDFEVMINDERETRRGKKLNHQDRIEILEVGSFLILHQGEE; this comes from the coding sequence GTGATTGATTTGGTTGAAGAAGTAATTGTTGATGGAGACATCACACTAGGACAATTTCTTAAGACAGAAGGTATTATCGAATCTGGTGGACAAGCAAAATGGTTCTTACAAGACTTCGAAGTCATGATTAACGACGAACGCGAAACACGTCGTGGTAAAAAATTAAACCATCAAGATCGTATTGAAATACTAGAAGTCGGTTCATTTTTGATTTTACATCAAGGTGAAGAATGA
- the dnaN gene encoding DNA polymerase III subunit beta, translating to MMEFTIRRDYFINQLNDTLKAISPRTTLPILTGIKIDVKDSEVILTGSDSEISIEITIPKQVDGEEIIAVAETGSVVLPGRFFVDIIKKLPGKEVKLSTNEQFQTLITSGHSEFNLSGLDPDQYPLLPQVSRDDAIQLSVKVLKNVIAQTNFAVSTSETRPVLTGVNWLIQDNELICTATDSHRLAVRKVALEDNSENKNVIIPGKALSELNKIMSDSEEDIDIFFASNQVLFKVGNVNFISRLLEGHYPDTSRLFPENYEFKLGIDNGEFYHAIDRASLLAREGGNNVIKLSTGNELVELSSTSPEIGTVNEEVRASNVEGGNLKISFNSKYMMDALKAIDNDEVEIEFFGTMKPFILKPKDDDSVTQLILPIRTY from the coding sequence ATGATGGAATTCACAATAAGAAGAGATTATTTCATTAATCAATTAAATGACACACTTAAAGCCATCTCACCAAGAACAACATTACCCATATTAACAGGTATAAAAATTGATGTTAAAGATAGCGAAGTAATACTTACTGGATCAGACTCAGAAATCTCAATAGAAATAACAATACCTAAACAAGTTGATGGTGAAGAGATTATTGCAGTTGCAGAAACAGGTTCAGTTGTACTCCCTGGTCGTTTTTTCGTAGATATTATTAAAAAGTTACCAGGTAAAGAAGTTAAACTTTCTACAAATGAGCAATTTCAAACTTTAATAACTTCAGGTCATTCTGAATTTAATTTAAGTGGATTAGATCCTGATCAATATCCATTATTGCCACAAGTTTCTCGTGATGATGCAATTCAATTATCTGTAAAAGTACTTAAAAACGTGATAGCACAAACGAATTTCGCAGTGTCCACCTCAGAAACACGCCCAGTACTCACAGGTGTCAACTGGCTTATACAAGATAATGAATTAATATGCACTGCCACAGATTCGCATCGCTTGGCTGTAAGAAAAGTAGCTCTAGAAGATAATTCTGAGAATAAAAATGTCATCATTCCAGGTAAAGCATTATCAGAATTAAACAAAATCATGAGCGATAGTGAAGAAGATATTGATATTTTCTTTGCATCTAATCAAGTTTTATTTAAAGTTGGTAACGTAAACTTTATCTCACGTTTATTAGAAGGACATTATCCTGATACTTCACGTTTGTTCCCAGAGAATTATGAATTTAAATTAGGTATAGATAACGGAGAATTCTATCACGCAATTGATCGTGCATCATTATTAGCACGTGAAGGTGGCAATAACGTTATTAAACTAAGTACTGGTAATGAATTAGTAGAATTATCTTCGACGTCTCCAGAAATCGGTACTGTAAATGAGGAAGTTAGAGCAAGTAATGTTGAAGGCGGAAACTTAAAAATTTCTTTCAACTCAAAATATATGATGGACGCATTGAAAGCAATCGATAACGATGAAGTTGAGATTGAGTTCTTTGGCACAATGAAACCATTTATTTTAAAACCTAAAGACGATGATTCAGTGACACAATTAATTTTACCAATTAGAACATACTAA
- the recF gene encoding DNA replication/repair protein RecF (All proteins in this family for which functions are known are DNA-binding proteins that assist the filamentation of RecA onto DNA for the initiation of recombination or recombinational repair.) — MKLKTLQLENYRNYESITLNCHPEVNILIGENAQGKTNLLESIYTLALAKSHRTSNDKELIRFDSEYAKIEGELSYRYGEMPLTMYVTKKGKQVKINHLEQSRLTQYIGHLNVVLFAPEDLNIVKGSPHIRRRFIDMELGQISAVYLNDLSQYQRILKQKNNYLKQLQYGQKTDSTMLEVLNQQFAEYALKVTLRREHFIKELESLAKPIHSGITDEREVLSLKYLPSIKRSKEEKNETERLEEVLTLLNDNMEREKDRGICLYGPHRDDLGFDVNGMDAQTYGSQGQQRTTALSIKLAEIELMNVEVGEYPILLLDDVLSELDDSRQSHLLSTIQHKVQTFVTTTSVDGIDHEIMKNAKLYRINKGEIIK, encoded by the coding sequence ATGAAATTAAAGACACTCCAGCTAGAAAACTATCGTAACTATGAATCAATTACCTTAAATTGTCATCCAGAGGTAAATATATTGATTGGTGAAAATGCCCAAGGGAAGACGAATCTCCTTGAATCTATTTATACTTTAGCATTGGCTAAAAGCCACAGAACATCGAATGACAAGGAACTTATACGTTTCGATAGTGAATATGCTAAAATAGAGGGTGAACTTAGTTATAGATATGGTGAGATGCCTCTAACGATGTATGTAACCAAAAAAGGCAAGCAAGTAAAAATCAATCACTTAGAACAAAGTAGACTGACACAATATATCGGTCACTTGAATGTCGTATTGTTTGCGCCTGAGGATTTAAATATTGTCAAAGGCTCGCCACACATTAGACGTCGATTTATAGATATGGAACTTGGACAAATTTCTGCAGTTTACTTAAATGATTTGTCACAATACCAACGCATTTTAAAACAAAAAAATAATTATTTGAAGCAATTGCAATATGGTCAAAAGACAGACAGTACAATGCTGGAAGTCTTAAATCAACAATTTGCAGAGTATGCGCTCAAAGTTACGTTAAGACGTGAACATTTTATTAAAGAACTTGAATCACTAGCTAAACCTATTCACTCAGGTATCACAGATGAGCGAGAAGTATTGTCATTAAAGTATTTACCAAGCATTAAACGCTCTAAGGAAGAAAAGAATGAGACAGAACGCTTAGAGGAAGTCTTAACATTGCTTAACGACAATATGGAACGTGAAAAAGATAGGGGGATTTGTTTGTACGGTCCCCATAGAGATGATTTAGGTTTCGATGTAAATGGTATGGATGCCCAAACGTATGGCTCACAAGGCCAACAACGTACAACGGCTTTATCGATTAAACTCGCGGAAATAGAGTTGATGAATGTCGAAGTAGGGGAGTACCCAATATTACTGCTAGATGATGTATTGAGTGAATTAGATGATTCGCGTCAATCTCATTTATTAAGCACAATTCAACATAAAGTGCAGACTTTTGTCACTACAACATCGGTAGACGGAATAGATCATGAAATTATGAAGAATGCTAAACTTTATCGCATTAACAAAGGCGAAATTATAAAGTAA
- the dnaA gene encoding chromosomal replication initiator protein DnaA, whose protein sequence is MSEQEIWEKVLTLAQEKVSYPSYQTFLKDTTLHSLQNDEAVIVIDDPFVANWLKTHYVEIIQTALYEAIGHEIMPVFYSEDQLESVTSGEDQNANQAKKAYTPGVDEAVIGGEQFNTHNTFETFVIGPGNRFPHAASLAVAEAPAQAYNPLFIYGGVGLGKTHLMHAIGHYVLANNPDAKVIYTSSEKFTNEFIKSIRDNKTEKFREKYRNIDVLLIDDIQFIQNKEQTQEEFFHTFNELHQANKQIVISSDRPPKEIAKLEDRLRSRFEWGLIVDITPPDYETRMAILQKKIEEENLNIPTEALTYIANQIQSNIRELEGALTRVLAFSKLQGQPITTELTAAALKDIIQAPKSKKITIQDIQKIVGQYYSVRIEDFTAKKRTKSIAYPRQIAMYLSRELTDFSLPKIGEEFGGRDHTTVIHAHEKIIKDIKNDPTFKQEVENLEKEIRNQ, encoded by the coding sequence ATGTCTGAACAAGAAATTTGGGAAAAAGTCCTTACCTTGGCTCAAGAAAAAGTGAGTTATCCTAGCTATCAAACTTTTCTTAAAGATACAACGCTACATTCATTACAAAATGATGAGGCAGTTATTGTTATCGATGATCCTTTTGTTGCCAATTGGTTAAAAACGCATTACGTTGAAATTATTCAAACCGCATTATACGAGGCAATTGGTCATGAAATCATGCCCGTTTTCTATTCTGAGGATCAATTAGAAAGTGTTACATCTGGAGAAGATCAAAATGCTAATCAAGCTAAAAAAGCTTATACTCCAGGCGTTGATGAAGCTGTTATTGGTGGCGAACAATTCAATACACATAATACTTTTGAAACATTTGTCATAGGACCTGGCAATAGGTTTCCTCATGCTGCAAGTCTTGCAGTAGCGGAAGCACCTGCACAAGCATACAATCCATTATTCATTTATGGTGGCGTAGGATTAGGTAAAACACATCTTATGCATGCAATTGGTCACTATGTATTAGCAAATAATCCTGATGCAAAAGTAATTTATACATCAAGTGAAAAGTTCACGAACGAATTTATTAAATCAATTCGTGACAACAAAACTGAAAAATTCAGAGAGAAGTATCGTAATATTGATGTGCTCCTTATTGATGATATTCAATTCATACAGAATAAAGAGCAAACACAAGAGGAATTCTTCCATACCTTTAATGAATTGCATCAAGCAAATAAACAAATTGTAATTTCTAGTGATAGACCTCCTAAAGAAATCGCAAAGTTAGAAGATCGTTTACGTTCTCGCTTTGAATGGGGACTAATCGTTGATATTACACCACCTGATTATGAAACAAGAATGGCAATTTTACAGAAGAAGATTGAAGAAGAGAACTTAAATATTCCAACTGAAGCGTTAACTTATATCGCCAATCAAATTCAATCAAATATCCGTGAACTTGAAGGCGCATTGACTCGTGTTTTAGCATTTTCAAAACTCCAAGGACAACCTATCACTACTGAATTGACGGCGGCTGCGCTCAAAGATATCATTCAAGCACCTAAGTCTAAAAAGATAACAATTCAAGATATCCAGAAAATTGTTGGTCAGTATTATAGTGTCCGCATTGAAGATTTTACTGCTAAAAAACGCACAAAATCGATTGCTTATCCAAGACAAATAGCAATGTATCTATCGCGTGAACTTACTGATTTCTCTTTACCAAAAATTGGTGAAGAGTTTGGTGGCCGTGACCATACTACAGTTATTCATGCACACGAAAAAATTATAAAAGATATTAAAAATGATCCAACGTTTAAACAAGAAGTTGAAAATCTAGAAAAAGAAATTAGAAATCAATAA